The following proteins are co-located in the Phaeodactylum tricornutum CCAP 1055/1 chromosome 2, whole genome shotgun sequence genome:
- a CDS encoding predicted protein, producing MTTVITTARTTTNEFKPSIELQSKKPTTKSITSALPGAVSDSSEARYWSNKFGLGDASGSIPQFAHPRKLLLKAGSAAMVHKVLFGPAAFTSFNPLAVVSGPRVRLYGTTQQSTFHRQLTRHSRRVANDIVADRQVQTGGHLALTAAYRHDGRLMAVGLENGQVRIADATSRATLCTFESTTTAKLPMRVLQWFRDGQHLLSAGDDGVVRVWQLSQGALGARNALLELTGHGDAIRCAELWQMPAKESQGSWPNRALAFTGSYDHTIRIWSMDDIVSAKQQEDSKEIPQEDRCLSVLSHGAPVEAILLMPSTDPNVPVWLLSVGGTAVKVWNPLTGLCVSTTLAQHRKTITSLIAAPRENSETGETYVRIVTAGLDGLFRVHTWDSQTGQIAHLHGIKLPMSITCLAMNEAADRLAIGTIEGTVLVRQKGPSLTQHKRQREPKAGTYSFFTRGMNADVVEGDYVVEATSKKRKLRNFDIALKEFRYGDALDEALKTRIPQVVVAVLEELGKRRGLTIALSNRDEESLEPLLSFTVRYVARPRFSALLVGVANKLIDIYSNVSGQSEVIDELFDKLTTQVSGECRAQKMLLRVMGQLDAIMSTAERDESR from the coding sequence ATGACGACGGTAATTACAACGGCTcgcaccaccaccaacgagTTCAAGCCGTCGATTGAACTGCAAAGCAAAAAGCCCACCACCAAAAGTATAACCTCAGCCTTACCGGGAGCCGTATCCGATTCGTCCGAGGCTCGCTACTGGTCCAATAAATTCGGATTAGGTGATGCCTCCGGTAGTATCCCACAATTCGCACATCCGCGTAAGCTGCTCCTCAAAGCCGGCTCGGCGGCGATGGTGCACAAAGTCCTGTTCGGACCAGCAGCCTTTACTTCGTTCAACCCGTTGGCCGTTGTCAGCGGACCTCGAGTACGTTTGTACGGAACAACACAACAGAGCACTTTTCATCGTCAGTTAACCCGTCATTCACGACGAGTCGCGAATGATATTGTCGCCGACCGACAAGTCCAAACGGGAGGACATTTGGCTCTGACGGCGGCCTACCGTCACGATGGACGCCTGATGGCGGTTGGTTTGGAAAACGGGCAAGTCCGGATTGCCGACGCCACCTCGCGGGCCACCTTGTGTACCTTCGAGTCCACCACCACGGCAAAGCTACCGATGAGGGTTTTACAGTGGTTTCGCGATGGACAACATCTACTTTCCGCCGGCGACGATGGTGTGGTGCGCGTATGGCAACTGTCGCAGGGAGCACTGGGTGCGCGGAATGCGCTTTTGGAATTGACAGGACATGGAGACGCCATACGATGTGCGGAATTGTGGCAGATGCCAGCGAAGGAGTCTCAAGGCAGCTGGCCGAATCGAGCCTTGGCCTTTACTGGCAGCTACGATCACACCATTCGTATTTGGAGCATGGACGATATTGTGTCTGCAAAGCAACAAGAAGATTCGAAAGAGATACCACAGGAGGACCGGTGTTTGTCAGTTTTGTCACACGGTGCTCCGGTTGAGGCAATTCTCCTGATGCCTTCGACGGATCCCAACGTGCCGGTTTGGCTCTTATCTGTGGGCGGAACCGCTGTCAAGGTGTGGAATCCACTTACGGGATTATGCGTCTCGACGACACTGGCCCAACATCGCAAAACGATCACGAGTTTGATCGCAGCACCCCGAGAAAATTCCGAAACCGGAGAAACCTACGTACGGATTGTGACGGCTGGCTTGGATGGTCTCTTTCGTGTGCACACGTGGGACAGTCAGACAGGTCAAATAGCACATTTGCATGGCATCAAGTTACCAATGTCGATCACTTGCTTGGCCATGAACGAGGCTGCGGATCGGTTAGCGATTGGAACCATAGAGGGAACGGTTTTGGTCCGGCAAAAGGGACCTAGCCTTACACAGCATAAACGCCAGCGCGAGCCTAAGGCCGGAACGTATTCCTTCTTCACGAGAGGAATGAATGCGGACGTTGTTGAAGGAGACTATGTGGTAGAAGCAACAAGCAAGAAGCGAAAGCTACGAAATTTTGATATTGCGTTGAAGGAATTTCGTTACGGGGATGCGCTGGACGAAGCTCTAAAGACGCGCATTCCACAAGTGGTGGTGGCCGTATTGGAAGAGCTCGGAAAACGCAGAGGCCTGACGATTGCGCTATCAAACCGCGACGAAGAAAGCTTAGAGCCGCTGCTTTCCTTTACGGTACGCTACGTTGCTCGCCCTCGGTTTTCTGCATTATTGGTGGGTGTGGCGAACAAACTGATTGATATTTACAGCAACGTTTCTGGACAGTCCGAAGTAATCGACGAACTGTTCGATAAGCTGACCACACAGGTTTCCGGTGAATGCCGCGCTCAGAAGATGTTGCTCCGTGTCATGGGACAGTTAGACGCGATCATGTCCACGGCGGAAAGGGACGAAAGTAGATAA